The Pelodiscus sinensis isolate JC-2024 chromosome 6, ASM4963464v1, whole genome shotgun sequence sequence caaatttgatactgcCAGAAAGGGTCTgaatagagcagtggttcccaatcctTTTTTTACaccagggaccagcaaacccattaaTAACCCTTTGGCAGactgataacattttattttcatagttgcatattaattatgcaactaatgaatatgcaaatatgaaaataaaatgttactggtctgccaaaagccccaAAGCCATTGCAAACTGCTGGCTTCAAGTCCCCCATTCCTCCACACTTTAGAGCCCCCCcagtaccagcctcctgtttcagGCCTCACAGCTTTGCGGCTCCAATCCCCGGTGGCAACTGCCACCTGCCATGCAGCTGCAGCCatgaccccagcagcagccaccccacAACGAAGCCCCATCTGCCACATAGCCCAACCCCCAGGAGAAGCTGGGGCTGGGAACATGGTACCAGCTCCAGTCCCGATACATGGGGTATTCTGCCCTGTGGGCTAAGCCGAGAGGCAGGgttgcagtgctatttttagtactgcagtccagccccagaagctgctggcccagctgctccGGGGGGCAGAGCAACGCAGAGAGGGTGGGAGCTAGGAGTGGAGCAGCTCCACTGAGGGGGTGGGTGGTGGAACCCTGACCCAAACCCCAAGAGTTCCCATAGCCCAGCAACGGGCCACAGCCTGGTGGTTGGAAACTGCTGGAATAGAGACATGGAAAGGTTCTCTTATTTCAATAAGTAATTTCCCACAGGTATTTCCACCTTCTATCACTGTTGGAGGTGAGCCATGTCcaccctgatttaattagcactgatgttacaGAGATAGGAGTGTATCTCTGCCTTTctttctcttcaagcatctgagtaagtgagttgtatctcacaaAAAGCTTATGctataatacatttgttagtctctaaagtgccaccagactccttactgtttttgctgaaacagactagcatagctacctctctgaaatctgCCATGAAGATGTACCCACAGAGTAAATATATGGGTCCAATCCTGCAAGGCATTGATTTGGAGAAGTGAAGTGAGGAAAGTCCACACCTTATAGAATTGAGCCCAAAATTACAATGATTGAGTAACTGAGCAGagataaacatttattttatatcaTAGATAGTATTTTCCACTGCAGTTAGACTTCTATGCATCACAAATAAACATCCCAGTGTGTTAAGCTATTAGGGTTTAGAGACTGTAGAAAGATTGTATCAACTTTCTAGTAGGGTAGGGTTAAAACTCCACTATCCCAGAACCCATTTTGTGATCACCATTGGCAAATGTTAGTTTTTTTCTTAATAGCCAACATTATAGGTGTAAAACCTGGCTGAGGTACCAGTCCTCAAGCTGTTCTTGCCTGTGGATATTCTGTTCTGATGAATGCACATGTGAATGTAACACTAAGTGTCCCAATGTATTCACATCCTACATACTGTAGTAATGccctttgtacaaaatatgccttgtgaggtatcatttgaaaactgacTGATCATTTATATTCCTGTGGTGTCCAGTGGGTACTAAAAAGTTATGGAAATATGGTTAGAATTATGACTAAAGAATGTTTAAATCAAATCTGCCAGGAAGAGTTGATAAACAGGTCTATCCTAAACAAAGAAAAGTGCATTTGCCTTGGTTTACATACAAGCAGTAAACAGGATCATCAAGAcagcagggggaagagagggcaggaAACCAAACAATTTGCATTTTAGTAAACACAAGTGGGGGAAGAAAGAACATGTAGTTCTTTCTTTCCCCCACCAGATTCTATGTTGCCTTCCTCACAGCTTGAATAAGTTTTACTCTGATAGGTAACtctcagaaaaaaataatttcagaggTTTATTGGCCTATAAAGACAAGTAGTGAACCCCAAATGATAAGCAATTGAATCAACTGATTGTATACAATATTACTGTATTACTACAATGTATAGAGCAAGGTCTTTTCTCAAAGCTAATTACACACTCATGATTTATATGATTGTGAAATGTCTGTTTTAACACTATACGAGGAATTACAGAGACTCACTCAAAATCTGTGCCCAAACAGGGAAAAACAAATTCCTTTCCAGAGAGGAGAGAAGGCAACACCTGTCTCTGATGTATACTTGTTGgaaaacactttaacctgccctggcactcattaatggatctccaagtcattgccttgtttcaggccaattccacaagtcaaatacacagggaagggttggaacttaacttcatttataagtttgattcttatcagaATGGACTGAACAGAGACATTGGCTGGCTTGCCCACTACCTTccatatcctaatgacttaacacaccaaccaaacaatggatgtgctaattgttcttatcagcctcttgtaactgctttaacaatctattcactgtcttttttctccttttttcccttctccttctcccctttcccttttttattcttggatctggacttttaatacttctgtcatctgatgaagtgggttttgcccacaaaagctcatgatatcatcgacatgttttgttagtctttaaggtgctactagactatttgttgtttttaagtttttcctatgtAAGTAAGCAAGGTGAAATCAAAACATCACAAGTTTGTGATGTGTCATGTTCCCCATGTAACCGAAGGGGATACTGTAGGTCACAGGGGCCAGTTAAGCTGCAAACTGGAGGATATGTAGACTGAGAGGAAAGCCATAATAAAGGGAAATTTATCTGTTCAGGAAAGGTAGAGCTTTTATAaagctgagggagttggtagTAGAAAGGAGGCTGCAGGGAGAAGAGCTGTAGAGATCCAAAATCAACCTTAAGGGCATATTAGAGAAGTATTGAAATGGTAAAGAGGGCCACTGTAGATAGTTATCAAAGCCATGTTAGagtaaattatttgaaatgtaAACCTGTATTGTTAGAGAGTTAAAGAAGATACTAATTGTATTTGTCTGTGTTTACTTTTATCTTGTTAGACATGAACAATGTAACCATATTAGCTTGCGGACAATAAACAGCTGTTCCTGTCTTACTTTATTCTATGGATTCAGAGATCAAAGGGAACACTGACATTAAGAAATAGTAACAACAAAATGAAAGTTGTGATGTAACATCATTCTCTTTATGTCTCTTTGAAGTTTGTCACATAACTACCTATGAATTGCTTGAATGCATAATTACCTTATGCTAATGAATGCAGCTACTTGCCCCTCTGTGTCTAGTAAATAGAGATTTATTTCAAAGCACTGatgcccaggggcagatgacagttttgcggggccccgagCAGCGTAAgtccgtggggccccccctttgccacggcacatgcgcagcggcaccacggcgcatgcgtggggctttttgaagcgcggggcccggggtggctgccccgttcgccctgccctatatccgcccctgctgatGCCTATTGCCTATTCTTCATTCAAGGAATGTCTGCAGCATTATCTGCTGTTAAAAGGCTATCCTAGCCTGCTAGAGGACTGTAAAAGAGCTTTAGGGTTGATCCTTGCCATCCCAGTTCTGCTTAAATTTTGTCAGGGGATACTCAAGCCAAACACTGAGCTCTCCAGGTACCCTGGATTGTCCCTGCGCATTTTTATGGAAGAATTGAGGCAACCTCCATACATATACTGCCTATTGTTAAACTGATTCTGGAATGCGTTTTTGCAAATCAGCAGCTCACCATCTTTGCTATGAAACTGGCCCAAGAACTTTATTAATATCTGTATTTATAATCTTTCAATTGCAGCAACTCTTCTTTACTTTTAAACTAATCTAAAATGTATGTAATAAGAATTGGCCATAAGTGTATATTTGGGTTAAATCTGATATAGTCATTGACCTCATGGTTATGTGTCTGATCTCTTGGGATTAGTAGAACTCTATATATGGtgaataagatttttttaaagcagaccTTACCATGTTTGACTTGGCTGTCTAGCTGCGAGCTAAAGGCTAGATTGCTTAAGGGGAACTGCATTATAGCTTTTTGGTAAATAGTAAGGTGTTACATAAATTGTTTTGTGACTAGTTTGGTGACTATAATAAGACTAAACCATCAGTTTGGGGGACTGGCCCTATTCTTTGCAGTTTGTCCTAACTGAAAATTCTCAGTGTGGCCCCTCCATTGATCAGTCGCACCTTCACTGGTCTGATTTCACCTCAAACCCTATAGCAATTGAACTTACTTTTATTGCTTTTGGATGAGCTGTCTTGATTAGAAAAGTAATCCCAGTGAAGGGCTTACTAAGGAAGTAGATGTCTAGTTTTAGATTCAGAAGAGATTGACACAATGTCCTGTTACATAAGAGGCACAGAGCACCCTTAACTGACACTGATTTGACAAAAGCAAAAATAGACTGCTTAAAACAAATTAAACTGTATCATGAATAGATTGTTTGTTTCATGTAGATCACTTAGCTGTCTTTAAAACTTACattcgtcttttttttttttttttttttttggttcacaGTTTACCTTGTAAGGATCTGACTTCTGGCTTTTTAGGTTCAGGTCTTCGTAAATGTTTGGGTAGCATGTCATTCTCATTATGCCATTTTTTCAGACATTGTGGTTCATGGATGCTAATAGATTTAGTTCCAAACTCACGGCCACATATGTAACAAACAACGGTGGGTGGCCGTCTGATcgctggtggctgcaaacaacaATTACAGTAAAGAAGCATTATTGTTTTCAGAATTCATTTTAGAGAGTAGTATGGAAAATTATATTGGATCTGATCCAAAGTTAATGAAAaccaatgggagtctttctattgtcttcagtgggctttggttcaggccctaAGAGCCCATAAAGAGCCCTCCTTTCTTAAATGGCCACTTGAGCTGAGAGGTTGAAAATTCACGGATGTTAGTCCATTATTCTATGACTGACTGGTTAGTACATCAAAAGTAAGCACGTGACTAAACAGAAAAAGAGTAGTTTGACTCAGGAGAAAATAAGATCCCTCTAGTGATATAGGGGAGGAACACAAAAGGGTCTACATTGTAGTACAtagctttttctttttaaaaatgttttcccgGAGAAATGATGTGCCCAGATCCACCACACTTTCATTCTGAAGTGACTGACTGTCATTACCATTGGATGGAGACCAGATGAGTGAAGTAATACTTCttaatggaccaacttctgttggtggaaggcaGAAGCCTTCAGACTACACAGAACTACCACGTTGCAAAAACTTGTCTGTAGATGGCTGCTTGGTGGCTTACGTGACAATGAGTCAGCAAGTCTCTTTGGGTGATGGTGAGTTTTAAAGCCGCTGgtatttaattttcatttctaTTCCCCCTTAAACTCTCCTGCCCAAATGTCACATCTGGAATGATCATTGTATGGaagtaaaatatttttggaaatcATCAGATCCCAGTCAAGGAATTTTCCAAGACAGACTAGTCACAGGACAGTGACTAAACAGTCTGCTACTTACTGTTCAAGGTTTTGTTTTTCACTTGTAAAAAAAGTGATCATATTAATGGCCAGTGTCATGAGGAAATATGCCCTCATAAAAATAGCTACAAATTCCTGAAAAAGTTGTTCAGACTTTCTTCCCATGAGTGTTCTTTTTTTACACTGCTCTGACCATGTATTAATTCCAGCTGAGAAATATGGTTTATATATGTGGTAATGAAAACATATTTAATTATTGAACTCAAAGGCTATACATTTGTAGCAATGAACAAAATATGTAATTTATTTTTCCCAGCCTGTTTGTAGAACATGGTGCTAACTTTAGTGGTATATTTTTGGTTTGTTATGGTGTGTTCAGTATGACTGAATTGCAAACTTCTCCTAAGAGCATAATGATTTATCATCTAGGACTAGAAGAGACAATAATTCCCATTCATAAAATTATCTACCTAACTGAATGTCAGGAGACCAGAATTCTGACCAGCACTGCTCACATATGAACAACAGAGCAGATGAAGACGTATAAAAGATTAAAAGCACAATCAGACTCCAGTAAAGCAGAGTTTTTTCATCCATCCCAACCCATCCGACAGTTAAGGACATTAGCGTAAGGGATGGAAGTCTCTTTTATGAATCTTACTAGTATCAGATTGTCTCTTTGTCACACCCTCTCATAATGACCTCAGTCAGGGATTGGCCATAATGACAGAAATGTTATAGAAAAGAAGCCAGAACTGACTCCTATATTTATCTAGTTGAGTGTAGTGTAGTGTTTGACGGCATAGATAAATACATGTGTAACCATATGGGAATTATCTGAGTTTTCCATTTCACTCTAAAACTTCTGACTCCTTAAAACTCAGAAGTGAAGGGCTCAATGCTTATGTGGAGAGGGGAACCTCCACACCTACCATGCTGAT is a genomic window containing:
- the ZNF475 gene encoding zinc finger protein 475 isoform X3 yields the protein MPYPQNKNPPAIRRPPTVVCYICGREFGTKSISIHEPQCLKKWHNENDMLPKHLRRPEPKKPEVRSLQAKGFYDLDSLNEAAWNSAQSQLVPCDICGRTFLPDRLIVHQRSCKPKPAK